One stretch of Chitinophaga pendula DNA includes these proteins:
- a CDS encoding SDR family NAD(P)-dependent oxidoreductase: MNLQNKIALITGASRGLGKDMALTMAAHGADIIITYQHKATEAEAVAAAIIATGRQALALQLDVADTTAFPHFTTQIKTALQQYWKRDHFDILVNNAGIDAAAPFVSTTEENFDRLFQVHFKGAFFLTQQLLPLIAEHGRIINVSSGLTRFSTPGYIAYASMKGAIEVFTRYLAKELGHRGITVNAIAPGAIDTDFLNAATAAHPELKNYLATQTALGRLGVPEDIGGVVAMLCSEEGRWITAQRLEASGGMFL; the protein is encoded by the coding sequence ATGAACCTGCAAAACAAGATTGCTCTTATTACCGGCGCCAGCCGGGGACTGGGAAAAGATATGGCCCTCACTATGGCCGCACATGGTGCAGATATCATCATCACTTATCAGCATAAAGCTACCGAAGCAGAAGCAGTAGCCGCGGCCATCATCGCTACCGGCAGACAAGCGCTCGCCTTACAACTGGATGTCGCAGACACCACTGCTTTTCCACATTTTACGACTCAGATAAAGACCGCTTTACAGCAATACTGGAAAAGAGATCACTTCGACATACTCGTGAATAACGCCGGTATAGATGCAGCTGCACCTTTTGTAAGTACTACCGAAGAAAACTTCGACCGCCTTTTCCAGGTGCACTTTAAGGGTGCTTTTTTCCTCACACAACAACTACTGCCGCTGATCGCTGAACACGGCCGCATCATAAATGTATCCTCCGGCCTGACCCGCTTTTCCACTCCGGGCTATATCGCCTACGCATCCATGAAGGGGGCCATAGAAGTATTTACCCGCTACCTCGCCAAAGAGCTGGGACACAGAGGGATCACCGTAAATGCCATCGCACCGGGCGCTATCGATACCGACTTCCTGAATGCCGCAACAGCCGCCCACCCCGAACTGAAAAACTACCTGGCCACACAAACGGCCCTGGGCAGACTGGGCGTACCGGAAGATATCGGCGGCGTAGTCGCCATGCTATGTAGTGAAGAAGGACGCTGGATCACCGCGCAGCGATTAGAAGCCTCGGGTGGTATGTTCCTGTAA
- a CDS encoding helix-turn-helix domain-containing protein, whose amino-acid sequence MQLTGSTMQQSALKIQDAMALYKTAPTEYVYEDTSSNEFLVADNSDSKRQGEPIRADHYGIILCLKGNCRKTVDHHTFDVAPQTIHLVAPRQLAAYDHGSTNLQLKMIFFKRSFLDSLKIPDALIDQLLHMPAEYPPIYKLEKADYTDILQLVQDIEKESKGQRQWNMQIVRLRMVELLFRMHRSCEDCAQGRVRSSNRSIQLVQDFRKMIDLHYRELKQVEDYARLLHVSAKHLSETIKQETGDTALTHIHQRILLEAQFLLNYSAFSIKEITDYLGYDSLSHFGRFFKQKKGLGPKEYRASGNI is encoded by the coding sequence TTGCAATTAACAGGATCTACCATGCAACAGTCTGCTCTCAAGATACAAGATGCAATGGCCTTGTATAAAACGGCCCCCACAGAATACGTATATGAAGATACCTCTTCCAACGAATTCCTGGTCGCAGACAACAGTGACAGCAAACGGCAAGGAGAACCTATCCGCGCAGATCACTATGGTATTATCCTATGTCTCAAAGGTAACTGCAGGAAGACCGTAGATCATCATACCTTCGACGTTGCCCCACAGACTATACACTTGGTAGCACCCCGCCAGCTGGCAGCCTATGATCACGGCAGTACCAACCTGCAGCTGAAAATGATATTTTTCAAACGTTCCTTCCTCGACAGCCTCAAAATACCCGATGCCCTGATAGATCAACTGCTCCATATGCCGGCAGAATACCCGCCAATCTATAAACTGGAAAAGGCAGACTACACAGATATCTTGCAACTCGTACAGGACATCGAAAAAGAAAGCAAAGGCCAGCGGCAATGGAACATGCAGATCGTACGCCTGCGGATGGTAGAACTCCTGTTCCGTATGCACCGCAGCTGCGAAGACTGCGCACAGGGCCGCGTCCGGTCATCTAACCGCAGTATTCAGCTGGTACAGGACTTCCGGAAAATGATAGACCTGCATTACCGCGAACTGAAGCAGGTAGAAGATTATGCACGACTACTACACGTCAGTGCCAAACATCTCAGTGAAACCATCAAACAGGAAACCGGAGACACCGCATTGACACACATCCATCAGCGTATTCTCCTCGAAGCCCAGTTCCTCCTTAATTACTCTGCTTTCAGCATCAAAGAGATCACCGACTATCTCGGCTACGATTCCCTCTCACACTTTGGCCGCTTCTTCAAACAGAAAAAAGGCCTTGGACCCAAAGAATACCGCGCATCCGGTAATATTTGA
- a CDS encoding superoxide dismutase gives MIHSEYPFEVPALTYAFDALEPAIDKTTMEIHHDKHHGAYVTNLNNAVKGSALEKVNLGALLTNVSKHSAAVRNNAGGHYNHSLFWTLLSPKPAALTDGPLKDAIQQRWGTVDTFIETFNKEALQRFGSGWVWLIVKFNGELEIVSTPNQDNPLMDVLQAGRGTPVIGLDVWEHAYYLHYQNKRADYVSAFWKVLDWKVVNDLYTKTKQ, from the coding sequence ATGATACATAGCGAATACCCTTTCGAAGTACCCGCGCTGACATACGCATTTGATGCGCTGGAACCTGCCATAGACAAAACAACCATGGAAATACATCATGATAAACATCATGGAGCTTATGTTACTAACCTGAATAACGCAGTGAAAGGTTCAGCGCTGGAAAAAGTGAACCTGGGCGCCCTGCTGACCAATGTCTCCAAACATAGCGCCGCCGTACGTAACAACGCCGGCGGACACTACAATCACTCCCTCTTCTGGACCTTACTCTCTCCAAAACCTGCTGCATTGACAGATGGACCGCTCAAAGATGCCATACAACAACGCTGGGGAACGGTGGATACCTTTATCGAAACATTCAATAAAGAAGCCCTGCAACGCTTTGGGTCCGGTTGGGTATGGCTCATTGTAAAATTCAATGGCGAACTGGAGATCGTATCCACTCCCAACCAGGACAACCCGCTGATGGATGTATTACAGGCTGGCCGTGGTACACCCGTAATAGGACTGGATGTATGGGAACATGCCTATTACCTGCATTATCAGAACAAACGCGCCGATTATGTAAGCGCCTTCTGGAAAGTACTGGACTGGAAGGTAGTCAACGATCTCTACACCAAAACCAAACAATAA
- a CDS encoding DUF2480 family protein translates to MDNIRNRIAESGIIVVDLLQYRPDEREMDVVDIAPWLQQGLLFKEKDFRAAVATVDWSAYSDRYVTICCSTDAIVPYWAFAFVAVHLQPYAAAIGMGSLDQWIRHLWLQQLDKAAFSAFGQQKIVLKARNEVPPEIYVKAATLLNEHVASLMYGEAGSPIILHKRTTK, encoded by the coding sequence ATGGATAACATACGGAACAGGATAGCTGAATCTGGTATTATTGTTGTTGATCTGCTGCAATACAGACCGGACGAAAGAGAGATGGATGTCGTCGACATAGCCCCCTGGCTACAGCAAGGATTATTATTCAAAGAAAAGGATTTCAGGGCAGCCGTAGCAACAGTAGACTGGTCAGCCTATTCAGATCGCTATGTGACCATATGTTGCTCTACGGATGCAATCGTTCCTTATTGGGCTTTTGCATTCGTAGCCGTTCACCTGCAACCCTATGCTGCCGCCATCGGTATGGGCAGCCTGGACCAATGGATACGTCACCTCTGGCTGCAACAATTGGATAAGGCGGCTTTTTCGGCATTCGGCCAACAAAAGATAGTATTAAAAGCAAGGAATGAAGTTCCCCCGGAAATATATGTGAAAGCGGCTACGTTGCTGAATGAGCATGTGGCATCACTGATGTATGGAGAGGCCGGTTCCCCGATTATATTACATAAGCGAACGACTAAGTGA
- a CDS encoding NADPH-dependent FMN reductase: MKVLIFNGANDRHPNSSGTALAKLLEEKIDATGAAVSTYHLHEGHIPFFDMHLSQVPFSVEVMAAAFQQADVHIWLTPLYHGGMAGAMKNCLDWLEVTSKGILPYLTGKTIGLVCWADGLHALQGINAMDAVAKSLRAWVLPYTLPLAKQQLFIDPAKSSLQDITSQRFDKMISLLLQTDRATVTDIL, from the coding sequence ATGAAAGTATTGATATTTAACGGCGCCAATGACAGACATCCCAATTCCAGCGGAACTGCACTGGCAAAATTGCTGGAAGAAAAGATAGACGCTACCGGTGCGGCAGTAAGTACCTACCACTTACATGAAGGACATATTCCCTTTTTCGATATGCACCTGTCACAGGTCCCTTTCTCCGTAGAGGTAATGGCAGCAGCATTTCAACAGGCAGATGTACACATATGGCTCACACCGCTATACCATGGCGGCATGGCAGGGGCTATGAAGAATTGCCTGGACTGGCTGGAAGTAACCAGTAAAGGCATACTGCCTTATCTCACCGGCAAGACAATAGGGCTGGTTTGCTGGGCAGATGGCCTCCATGCCTTGCAGGGGATCAATGCTATGGACGCTGTAGCCAAGTCCCTGCGCGCCTGGGTATTACCCTATACGCTACCCCTGGCAAAACAACAGCTGTTTATAGACCCCGCCAAGAGTAGCCTGCAGGATATCACCAGTCAACGGTTTGATAAAATGATCAGCTTACTCCTGCAGACCGACAGAGCTACGGTAACGGATATATTATAA
- a CDS encoding PepSY-associated TM helix domain-containing protein — protein sequence MKLNRWFFTIHSITGLATGLLLLLLGISGSILVFMPEIDHYANRERLAITAAPHQQRLPLDSLYRIITSRHTQLEGIAWTNPGEKDLAAEFRLYGNDGNVHTYDLGLTSINPYTGRVIREGSYRELATGLVYWIYQFHFCFQWGMPGILLTALMGIAMLVSCMTGIIIYRKHCWQVFTFRVKLSRKNWRTFSSGLHRIVGVWSLLPNMILFFTGFWMNLFGFDAATWQRKQVAAPAPQVLHQSLDVLYARSLQAIPGLHPVSVYLPVQPGKPFRVSGSLPGQPRIFAKAGNTVTTDVMTGRIKNISRLEERSWGQLLEGMVHPLHTGNYGDTLIKLLYVFFGLLPGLLSITGGLLWYRKLHSRSKRGHKQVVAL from the coding sequence ATGAAACTCAACCGATGGTTTTTCACCATACATAGCATTACCGGATTGGCAACGGGGTTGCTGCTGCTGCTGCTGGGCATCAGCGGGTCAATCCTGGTATTTATGCCCGAGATCGATCATTACGCCAACCGGGAACGGCTGGCGATAACAGCCGCCCCACATCAGCAGCGGCTACCGCTGGACAGTCTGTACAGGATCATCACCTCCCGGCATACGCAGCTGGAAGGTATCGCCTGGACTAATCCCGGTGAAAAGGACCTTGCAGCAGAATTCCGCTTATATGGCAATGACGGTAATGTGCATACGTACGACCTCGGATTAACCAGTATAAACCCTTATACAGGCCGGGTGATCCGGGAAGGCAGCTACCGGGAGCTGGCTACCGGCCTGGTGTACTGGATCTACCAGTTCCACTTCTGTTTTCAGTGGGGCATGCCAGGTATCCTGCTTACTGCACTGATGGGTATCGCTATGTTGGTGTCGTGTATGACCGGTATCATTATTTACCGGAAACATTGCTGGCAGGTATTCACTTTCCGGGTGAAGCTATCGCGTAAGAACTGGCGGACCTTTAGTTCAGGTTTGCATCGTATCGTAGGGGTTTGGAGCCTGCTGCCCAATATGATCCTGTTTTTTACAGGCTTCTGGATGAACCTGTTCGGGTTCGACGCAGCTACCTGGCAACGTAAACAGGTGGCTGCCCCTGCTCCCCAAGTGTTGCATCAGTCGCTGGATGTGTTATATGCCCGCTCGCTGCAGGCTATCCCCGGTCTGCATCCGGTGTCAGTATACCTGCCGGTACAGCCTGGCAAACCATTCCGGGTAAGCGGTTCGCTACCGGGGCAACCACGGATATTTGCAAAAGCTGGTAACACGGTCACTACGGATGTTATGACCGGCCGGATCAAAAATATTTCCAGGCTGGAGGAGCGCAGCTGGGGGCAACTATTGGAGGGCATGGTGCATCCTTTGCATACCGGTAACTATGGCGACACGCTTATCAAACTATTGTATGTATTTTTTGGATTATTACCTGGTCTGTTGTCTATAACAGGCGGATTACTCTGGTATCGTAAGCTGCATAGCCGGTCGAAGAGAGGGCACAAGCAGGTGGTCGCATTATAA
- a CDS encoding TonB-dependent siderophore receptor has protein sequence MKFIYMIIGSLLPMTLLHAQAPDSLTVKELSEVVVAGDKGNHYHTRYSNTGSRVQTLQIATPQSIQPIPQQLLQDRQSITLNDLSNVMTGVKANNGMGAFSMRGFTGYYPFGSSYLLFDGIRGNLFLWSQQPLLYNIERVEVLKGPASVLYSEAMPGGVINMVTKQPLSTQQTQLSATYGRYDQVRLMADATGPLNKRKNLLYRFVAGYDQSHSFRDYQFQQNILLAPTISWQPTARTTIKAAINYNYARAVQQYDRGAYVLSLPDGSFDFQSVPAHLTPQSPTDYGKLHNRSATLTFTHTFHPRLQLTIMERYVRNSFDYTDHIPLKAVTKDSVERGFQDWLYEQYSWQTTAFLHYKTRLARMQHSILFGIDYNNYGWLKNDYRYAKAPTINIYHPDYSKDQPATYNYDYFDDNKQAIQLLGFYVSDEISITKKLIVNLGLRYDNYRLRQTPLSAKDATQGNRSDADAFIPRAGLVYRLQENMSVYGSYSQSFTPQNSNNTRNGGPFPPRKAVQYELGYKTDLLPQLSLTAALYQINYRNILAPAPAADNPNRQIALEGSRSRGAELTLQGQYRQWDIVAGYAFNDHTLISDSELGKKGARFNNAPQHMANCWLTYRLPEGKLKGWHISGGTRYVSEQVGIISKPQFVLPAYMIWDMALGYTIRKIGIQVNADNITNRRYFTGGFSNTATAAIGQPFQVRAGINVSL, from the coding sequence ATGAAGTTCATATATATGATCATAGGCAGTCTTTTGCCTATGACCTTACTGCACGCGCAAGCCCCAGACAGTCTTACGGTAAAAGAGCTATCGGAAGTCGTGGTGGCGGGAGACAAAGGGAATCACTACCATACCCGCTACTCCAATACAGGGAGTCGTGTCCAGACTTTACAAATTGCCACACCGCAGAGTATACAGCCTATTCCACAGCAGCTCTTACAAGACAGGCAATCTATTACATTGAATGATCTATCCAACGTAATGACCGGCGTGAAAGCCAATAATGGCATGGGGGCGTTTTCCATGCGGGGGTTTACCGGTTATTATCCTTTTGGCAGCAGCTACCTGCTGTTCGACGGTATCCGCGGTAACCTGTTCCTCTGGAGCCAGCAACCGCTATTATACAATATAGAACGGGTAGAGGTACTAAAAGGTCCCGCTTCCGTACTATATAGCGAGGCAATGCCCGGAGGAGTGATCAATATGGTGACCAAACAGCCTTTATCTACACAACAGACGCAATTGTCTGCTACCTACGGGCGATATGATCAGGTGAGGCTGATGGCAGATGCCACCGGTCCGCTGAACAAACGTAAGAACCTGTTATACCGGTTTGTTGCCGGGTATGACCAAAGTCATAGTTTTCGTGATTACCAGTTCCAGCAAAATATCCTGCTGGCCCCTACTATCAGCTGGCAGCCCACTGCACGTACTACTATTAAAGCTGCTATTAATTACAATTATGCGAGAGCCGTACAACAATACGATCGTGGCGCATATGTATTGTCATTACCTGACGGCAGCTTCGATTTCCAATCAGTACCCGCACACCTGACGCCGCAAAGTCCTACCGACTATGGCAAGTTGCATAACCGTTCTGCCACGCTCACCTTTACACATACCTTTCATCCACGTTTACAGCTGACCATTATGGAAAGGTATGTACGGAACTCTTTTGACTATACGGATCATATCCCCCTGAAGGCAGTAACCAAAGATTCTGTAGAGCGAGGATTCCAGGACTGGCTATATGAGCAATACAGCTGGCAGACGACGGCATTCCTGCATTACAAGACACGCCTGGCTCGTATGCAACATAGTATACTCTTCGGTATAGACTACAATAACTACGGCTGGTTAAAAAACGACTACCGGTATGCCAAGGCGCCGACCATCAATATCTATCATCCGGACTATAGCAAGGATCAGCCAGCTACCTATAACTATGATTATTTCGATGATAACAAACAGGCGATACAGCTGCTGGGGTTCTATGTATCGGATGAGATCTCGATCACTAAAAAGCTGATCGTTAACCTGGGGCTTCGTTATGATAACTATCGTCTGCGGCAGACACCGTTATCTGCTAAAGATGCTACGCAGGGTAACCGCTCTGATGCGGATGCATTTATTCCCCGCGCCGGGTTGGTATACCGGTTACAGGAAAATATGTCTGTATACGGTAGTTATTCCCAGTCCTTTACCCCACAGAACTCCAACAATACCCGCAACGGAGGGCCTTTCCCGCCCAGGAAAGCGGTACAATATGAGCTGGGATATAAGACCGATCTGTTGCCGCAGCTCTCCTTGACTGCTGCGTTGTACCAGATCAACTATCGTAACATACTGGCGCCGGCACCTGCGGCAGACAATCCCAACCGGCAGATAGCCCTGGAAGGCAGCCGTAGCCGGGGAGCAGAGCTTACACTACAAGGGCAATACCGGCAATGGGACATTGTGGCTGGTTATGCCTTCAATGACCATACGCTGATATCTGACAGTGAGCTGGGTAAAAAAGGGGCGCGTTTCAACAATGCCCCACAGCACATGGCCAATTGCTGGCTCACGTATCGCCTGCCGGAGGGAAAGTTAAAAGGATGGCATATCAGCGGGGGCACCCGTTATGTGAGTGAGCAGGTAGGTATTATCAGCAAACCGCAGTTTGTATTGCCGGCCTATATGATCTGGGATATGGCACTGGGTTATACGATCAGGAAAATAGGCATACAGGTGAACGCCGATAACATCACCAATCGCCGCTACTTTACCGGAGGTTTTTCCAATACGGCGACAGCAGCAATCGGCCAGCCTTTCCAGGTGCGTGCCGGCATTAACGTATCTCTTTAG
- a CDS encoding SusC/RagA family TonB-linked outer membrane protein yields the protein MNESVCYRKKYVLKWLPLLLAIISCCIQPAIAQQQETITVAGKVRIRTRDAKEETVPGISVVEKGTKNGTVTGVTGEFSIRVKNNATLVITMVGYKTREVPVTGATSSFSLLLDEDISGLKEVVVTGFQQIDKTKFAGAAVKLKADDIKMDGIADVSRMLEGRAAGVSVQNVSGTFGSAPKLRIRGATSLTGTNRPLWVVDGIVLEDVIDVTNEQLSSGDAATLLASSVAGLNTNDIADIYVLKDAAATSLYGARAMNGVVVINTKKGRSGKLQINYAGTFSSQLRPSYNNFNIMNSDEQMSVFSEIYRKGYFNLGRIGNESDKGVFGKMYDMMQQVDPATGKFTLENTPEARRAYLERYARANTDWFRLLFNNSFIQEHTISLSGGTDKMQSYFSASFLNDNGWTIADKVSRYTFNAQTNYNISSKLSAGFIASGSVRKQQAPGSLNRTADAVYGRMSRDFDINPYNFSLSTSRAMTAYDQNGNLEYFTRNFAPFNIINELQNNRVDLSVVDVKLQGNLGYSITKHLRYDFLGAIRYAKTTQEDIVNENSNRANAYRANYNATIARANRFLYENPDFPNDLPRVVMPSGGFYNRNENSLTNYDFRNNITYTQSFGKHDLNVLVGQQVRYADRQNAFNTGYGYQYDYGGIPIVDYRIVKQNVEKGLQYYGMNRLYDRFVGFYTTVDYTFNKKYNFKGAVRYDGSNQLGKSPTARWLPTWSVSGAWNVDQEPFMKDIKSISFLKLRGSYGLTAAMGRASNSSIELRTVNTVRRFSDEIESGIVIRNLENADLTWEKNYAANLGVDASFFDSRLNVTLDVYNKKGFDLIADIRLAGIGGETQKTANYADLKSSGFEVTVGGEIVRKKIWGWSSNVTMGYNKNRITNAKNTPIIFNQVRAEGGNQEGYPVNSLFSLDFKGLEPNTGVPLFVNEGGEVGRDVNLQDRETKYLKYEGPVDPTVTGGWANNFRYKAFTLNVLFTFQAGNKIRLNPVFKPTYSDLDALPKEFIDRWTLPGDEQKTNVPSIIDALNYNRIGSAYPYNNYNYSSARVADGGFVRLKNIALTYALPAAIIARTGLNNLSLTASASNIWLLYADKKLKGQDPEFYNAGGVAQPLQRQVAVALKIGL from the coding sequence ATGAATGAATCAGTTTGCTACAGAAAGAAGTATGTATTGAAATGGCTGCCATTACTATTGGCAATTATCAGCTGCTGTATACAACCGGCTATTGCGCAGCAACAGGAGACCATCACCGTTGCGGGTAAAGTACGCATACGTACACGTGATGCAAAGGAAGAAACCGTACCAGGCATCAGCGTTGTCGAAAAGGGTACAAAGAACGGAACTGTCACTGGTGTTACAGGTGAATTCAGTATCCGGGTAAAGAACAATGCGACCCTGGTCATTACCATGGTAGGATATAAAACCAGGGAAGTACCGGTCACTGGCGCAACTTCGTCGTTCAGCCTCTTGTTGGACGAGGATATTAGCGGATTGAAAGAAGTGGTAGTAACCGGCTTCCAGCAGATAGACAAGACCAAGTTTGCCGGTGCAGCTGTGAAGCTGAAAGCAGATGATATCAAAATGGACGGTATTGCCGATGTAAGCCGTATGCTGGAAGGGCGTGCGGCCGGCGTATCTGTACAGAACGTATCCGGTACTTTCGGTTCGGCACCTAAACTGCGTATCCGTGGTGCCACTTCCCTCACCGGTACTAACCGCCCGCTGTGGGTAGTAGATGGGATCGTACTCGAAGATGTGATCGATGTCACCAACGAACAGCTGTCCAGCGGTGATGCCGCCACTTTGCTGGCTTCCTCTGTAGCCGGCCTCAATACCAATGATATTGCCGATATCTATGTATTGAAAGATGCAGCTGCTACCTCCCTCTATGGCGCCCGTGCCATGAACGGAGTAGTGGTGATCAATACCAAAAAAGGCCGTAGCGGTAAACTGCAGATCAACTATGCCGGTACTTTCAGCTCGCAGTTACGTCCCTCTTACAACAACTTTAACATCATGAACTCTGACGAACAGATGTCAGTGTTCTCCGAGATATATCGTAAAGGCTATTTTAACCTGGGCCGCATCGGCAACGAATCCGATAAAGGTGTATTTGGGAAAATGTATGATATGATGCAGCAGGTAGATCCCGCTACCGGCAAATTTACATTGGAAAATACACCGGAAGCGAGACGCGCCTACCTGGAACGTTATGCCAGGGCCAATACGGACTGGTTCCGCTTGTTGTTTAACAACTCGTTTATCCAGGAACATACTATCAGCTTATCCGGTGGTACGGATAAAATGCAGTCTTACTTTTCTGCCAGCTTCCTGAACGACAACGGGTGGACCATCGCGGACAAAGTAAGTCGCTACACCTTTAATGCCCAGACCAACTATAATATCTCCAGCAAACTATCCGCCGGCTTCATTGCCAGCGGTTCGGTGCGTAAACAGCAGGCTCCAGGTAGCCTTAACCGCACTGCCGACGCCGTATACGGTCGTATGAGCCGCGATTTCGATATTAACCCGTATAACTTTTCCCTCAGCACCAGCAGGGCCATGACGGCGTATGACCAGAATGGCAACCTGGAATATTTCACCCGCAACTTTGCACCGTTCAATATCATCAACGAGCTGCAGAATAACCGGGTAGACTTATCCGTAGTGGATGTGAAACTGCAGGGTAACCTGGGATACAGCATCACCAAACACCTGCGTTACGACTTCCTGGGCGCTATCCGCTATGCGAAGACCACGCAGGAAGATATCGTCAATGAAAACTCCAACCGTGCTAATGCATACCGTGCCAACTACAATGCAACCATCGCCAGGGCCAACAGGTTCCTCTATGAGAACCCTGACTTCCCGAACGATCTGCCACGTGTAGTGATGCCTTCCGGTGGTTTCTACAATCGTAACGAAAACTCACTGACCAACTACGACTTCCGTAACAACATTACCTATACCCAGAGTTTTGGTAAACATGACCTGAACGTACTGGTAGGACAGCAGGTACGTTACGCCGACAGGCAAAATGCTTTCAATACCGGTTATGGATACCAGTATGACTATGGTGGTATTCCGATCGTTGACTACCGTATTGTTAAACAAAATGTGGAAAAAGGACTGCAATACTACGGTATGAATCGCCTGTATGACCGCTTCGTAGGCTTTTATACTACGGTGGACTATACCTTCAACAAGAAGTACAACTTCAAGGGAGCTGTACGTTATGATGGTTCCAATCAGCTGGGTAAATCACCTACCGCAAGATGGCTGCCCACCTGGAGTGTGAGTGGTGCGTGGAATGTTGACCAGGAGCCGTTCATGAAGGATATAAAAAGTATCAGCTTCCTGAAACTGAGAGGTAGCTATGGCCTCACTGCGGCTATGGGACGTGCTTCCAACTCCTCCATCGAATTACGGACTGTAAATACCGTTCGCCGTTTCAGTGATGAGATCGAATCCGGTATCGTGATCCGTAACCTGGAAAACGCCGACCTTACCTGGGAAAAGAACTATGCCGCCAACCTCGGCGTGGATGCGTCCTTCTTCGACAGTCGTCTGAATGTGACTTTGGATGTGTACAACAAAAAAGGCTTCGATCTGATCGCGGATATCCGGCTGGCGGGTATAGGTGGGGAAACACAGAAGACCGCCAACTATGCCGATCTTAAGTCATCCGGTTTTGAAGTAACTGTAGGTGGAGAGATCGTACGCAAGAAAATATGGGGATGGTCTTCCAATGTCACCATGGGATACAATAAGAACAGGATCACCAACGCCAAGAACACCCCTATCATCTTCAATCAGGTTAGGGCAGAAGGAGGCAACCAGGAAGGATACCCGGTTAATTCCCTGTTCTCGCTCGACTTCAAAGGACTGGAGCCTAATACCGGCGTTCCTTTGTTCGTAAATGAAGGCGGAGAAGTAGGCCGCGACGTCAACCTGCAGGACCGCGAGACCAAATATCTGAAATATGAAGGTCCGGTAGATCCTACCGTAACCGGTGGCTGGGCTAACAACTTCCGTTATAAGGCATTTACGCTGAATGTGTTGTTTACCTTCCAGGCAGGTAATAAGATCCGCTTGAACCCGGTGTTCAAACCTACTTATTCCGACCTGGATGCATTACCGAAAGAATTCATTGACAGATGGACCCTGCCTGGGGATGAGCAGAAAACCAATGTACCGTCTATTATCGATGCACTGAACTATAACCGTATCGGTAGTGCTTATCCTTATAATAACTACAACTATTCTTCTGCCCGTGTCGCAGATGGTGGTTTTGTGCGACTGAAAAATATCGCGCTTACCTACGCACTGCCTGCAGCTATTATTGCCCGTACAGGATTGAATAATCTTTCGCTGACGGCTTCCGCCAGCAATATCTGGTTGTTGTACGCAGATAAAAAATTGAAAGGACAGGACCCTGAATTCTATAATGCGGGTGGCGTGGCGCAGCCATTACAACGCCAGGTGGCAGTAGCGCTGAAAATCGGATTATAA